The genomic stretch AAACCGGGTGCTCATGTGAATAAGTGCTGTTCACTcagtgcaggtttttttttaagttatatgACATATTCCTTTGCACCTGTATCACTTTTAGTTGTAGCTctgtagatttattttctttgcaaaCTCCCCCACTGTTGGAGATCAAGGACAAGGCTATAAGCCAAGCCAGGTATTTTTGTGTTAATTAAACCTTAATGGgagaaatttaaatgtaattttcttcTCTTTATCTAGAGTTTCGGTGCCagctttaaaacaataaaaatcacccttaaagtaaaaaattttaacCTAGTAACATTTTAACATGGACGAATGCTGCCCTCTATTGACTCTTAAGCCTTTTTCAAAGCAGTTGGGACTTTACATGGTACTCATTAAAACTGTCAAACAGTATTTTATACTTGCTTAAAAACTTCTTGTCCAGACAAGTAATTCATGTAGGGTACATATTGGTGTACAGTACATATGTCTGTACTTTCCTCTACACAGTTTTACAACCTCTCTTCTTTTAATCGATTGTAGAAATAACTCCATTTTGGTCACTCCTACAAAGCAAAGCAAGTCATTTATCAAAGCCCTACCCAAGAAGGCCTATGTGTATAAGACACTTACAAAATGCTGTTGTTTTagagacataaaaataaaatgtttgctctATCGCTTtctgtttggggaaaaaaaaatctaattgtttTACTGTGTCTCCTTTATATGCGTCACGTCTTTATGTGTGACCGAGCTGGGACTGTTAATGAGTAAAACGGTACATTGGAGACTATAACTGGGACCATCTGGAGCGGCCCCACATATCCTAAACAAAAGAACGTGAATGGAGAGTTTAAAAGTCTGTTTAATCCATTGTGTCTGTCAAAGAAAACAGGCTGATTGTTTCACAGTGTGAGTCTGTAATCACCCATGTGGATGCGAACTTCACATGTAGGTTAAATATGCTTACTGAAAAAACCTAAGACCAGGTGGTGTTATTTTCTAGCTTCCTTATTACTTGACTGATCAGAATAAGTTTTTTGCCTTACTCTTTTCATGTATAACTGTTATCGGGTTACAAGAAAGATATCTATAACataaaattattcattcattcaaattaTTCATCATTATGCAAATTCAtctccactgcttctttttctctACTCATCCCAAGGCATACAGAGACTAAGCCATCTCCAGTTGTGCGCCACCCCAGGAGGTTAGAAGAAGCTGACCCTGCAGGGATCCCGAGGCATCtagaggttgctccagctccagttgtgCCCCTCCTCATGAAAATTTTAGACTTTGAAAAAGAAGATGCCAACTCTGTGAGGATCCTGAGAAATCTAGAGATTTATGAGAACCTTATGGCGATCCCTTTTAGTTCTATTTAGCTAGCCATTTCAAGGGACCTTATTTGCACCCTGAACAATCTACACAGTGGATCTACACCCCCCACCTGATCAATCTACACAACACCCACCTCTCTATTGAGGTAAACATGctcttaaaatataattaatataaaagtcTGTTACTGTTGTGTATTGTTTAAGAAAAATTATTTGGCTATCGAAGATCTTAACTAAGAAGAAATTTATTCCAGCAGAGCAGTGGCAAAATACATGAAATAGTCTGGGTTTATTAAAGTTAAAAAGAACACAGGAAAATTTCTGCTCATTTTAtatgttataaaaatgtataaatttctTCCTGCTTGGCATTCTAatggaatttaaataaaataaaaaaaagacacaaatgtaaatacaaattaagTATAAGAACTGAGTAATGGCCCAAATGGCCAAGTGGCACTGTTGTCTAGCCAGACATCTGTAATTGGTAATCATGGTCACAAATACCTTTGCTTAGTATTGTTACAGGTGTTATCACCCAATCTGACAGGTGTtagtattattaaaatgtaatcatgGGCACTTTGGTCACGGATGGTCCGCTCCCACTCCAATACTGATTGATTGAAAGCTATTCACTTGATTTTCTACATAACTGAGTCTTTGATATTTAAGACATTTTGGGGATGAGCTCATTCTGACATATATCTTCTTACAATAGATTAAGACTTCAATTGCCATGAACCGTTTTTGAATTCATGTGTCTATCAGTGTACACCTGATAACCTCAAAAGAGATGGAActctaatgaatggacatttggtgtcacccagatgaatCTTAAGGTTTtctcctcataccatctcagggagtttttttcttgccactagATTTCTCATTACAGATAAACTTGTAAAGCATACATTTACATGGATTTAGTTCTAAATTTGAAGTCATATTCATAAtccttttcattttgtaaagctgtttttcGGGCAGTTcttactgttaaaaaaatattttgtattatttttatttctatctcATTTTAACACACGATTCTTTTCTGAAGGAAGCTGCTGAGGGTAATTTTGCATTAACAGCCTGAGGATCCATGAGATGaaaagtctgctacaatggctcaagACCACaagttgcatttaatcactgcacacctcaacaatgatgcaATGTAATACATGGatattcagtgccacccagatgaagataggttcccttttgagtctggttcctctcaaaatgtCTTCCTGATGCCACCTCTgggagcttttccttgccacaccTCTGGCTGGCATATTAGGGACAAatatacacttataaagaacaaacttatacattattttattaccataaaaaaactgataaataaattaaattaaacaagagatgaatttttttaataatcctaaatatCTACACATCTACACTATATGATAATATTTCTTATTGTATTCTATTTTAAATCTGTCTGTTCATCAAAAAAGTTTGGCCTTAATGCTTTCTTTAACCCTTTGTCTCTGATTAACTAACGAATTGAAAACACAGGGAAAAGAAAGGGAATGGAGAAATAgaaaatctatatatatttgtttctctCTGATTGAAAGGCATCAGAAAATAAGAGGTTTATGACTGAGTGGTTTATGACTGGCTGTCAGGGCAGTAGAAGAAAACTCCAACTACCATAATGCATCGCTGATATCAACCGGAAGCGGAAGATGTGCACGTGATTGTACGTTGGAGAAGGAGTACAAATTTGAGACGCGGATTCGCTCCTGATTTAGTAAGATTACCTTGCTGACATTCCTGTTTATTGTACAGTGAGATTGAGGTATTGCTGGGAGTGTGttactggggtgtgtgtgtgtgtgtgtgtgtgtgtctcgggCGCGTTATTACAGTGCTCAGGTCTGCACCTTGGATGAGAACTcagtgaccacgctctgaaccacgtgtgaaatctagccaataggcaagccgtgacgtcatagacaggcgaagtcgcgtaaaccaggaagctacaagatggctgtgcggtggtagcgacattagcttctgctcgtgccggtaagcgctttgagtgtgttatctgtgcagtcatgagcttatatgcaggcaGAATTCCGTCTGCGTGTTTCCTGCTTGCCCCGATTCATTTCGTGGGGGTGacacgcagccgatgtgttgtttccttagcttaggagcgtgcttagtcggctctcgagggtatcggttgttagcattttagccgtgcggctatgcgctcccggctgcgagGTGAGCTTCCGTTCCCcggggattgcgctcgtttggcgGTTTCCTTCTCCGGtgcgtgtgacgcggtgctccgtattcttcctccgaggtgggagaaCTTTCGGggagcgctctccgaggtgagAGGTGGATGAAATTTCGGGAAATTCGGGGAAGCAcgcctggcggctgcttcttctcccggtgcgggcggcgcagcattgcatgtctctctctccaagGAGGATGAGATGATGGATGCTGGCGAGTctgcggactcctcacagcctgtgctgtacgtggagctccttgaggtcgtggcacgggccggTCTGAGCTGGGTCTAGCCGGTCGTGTAGCAGAAGCAGCGCGCACCCAGtgagctggatgagcgtttcctgGCTGACCCtccactctgaccccagcttctgaacaagctgggatatgtgaagaaagaatttcactatgcAAAAACAGACTTGTCTTCTTTTAGACAGTTTCATTACAGCTGAGGTTGATTTACACTTCTTGATAATAGCTTTAACAGTAGAGATGGATATTgtcaagccttttttttttttaatggccaTTGTCTAAAGGTCAACCCaattttgtcttattttgtAAACTTCTGTTGATTTGTGTTGGTTCAGTTTGTGCATTTGATAATATTGTTTTATCTGCTTTTGACAGTTTTTATGAAAAGGTGTCCATTAGCCATGTCCTGCTAATGTACCCGACTCCGTTGTACTCCCATGCCGGTCATGGGCCGTTCTCTGAGGTGTACGAGCCAGCAGAAGACACTTTCCTTTTGATTGACACCTTGGAGAAGGATGCTGCTTTGCTGCGGCAAATCAAGTGAGTATTAAATTCTATTTGCTCTTGTAATAAATTTTACTTTTGTTCTTACAGTTTTATGTCAATATGTATTGTTTTTGCAAGTCCTGGTAAACAGTTATATAGGGCAGAATATGTTGattatttatgttgtttgtgGAATTGGGTGCAAATATGCATGCATTCTAAAGACAAAAAGATAATAAGGTATGTTGAATAAAGAAATAAGTTGcaaaaaggaaacattttaaaagcctTTGGTGTTCGAGATTTTTCCTTTACACAGTGCTTTTAAATTTTAGCCCgcttttgtttaaatgtgagGTGTTGCGTAAGTTATGGTTCTATGtgaattattttctatttgcaCTTCGCTGATTTTAAAACTTGGTCACTTATTAGTCATTTACTGAAGTTACATAGAAATGTTTTTGGTCAAACCAAACTAAAAGTTCTCACTAGGTTTACAACAGTTACATGGTCTTTCCACTGCAGGCCACCCCACAGGTTTTCAAGCTATTTATTGGGTCTAAAGTTTTATTATGTGGCCATTGAGCGACACTGTCATAAGTACAGAAgatttattcaactttattacaaaaataaaaaaacagtactgaatcatgaaaatgtgctaaattaaataaatatgaatatattaattatattgataaataatgaggaaaagatatgcattcaaactaaaacaaaaagtaacagtccaaataaataaaataacaaacaagcTGGTTTTTTTCCTCCATGAATACCTAATTTCTTACTACATTCATATTTCTGTTTCATGCTGTTAGTTAATGTTTAATGCATTTGATTAAAGTGGAACATTTAGTTTGCATATCTGTGTTGCCAGGATTGATCATTCTGTCACTTATGAGCGCGTATTCTGCTGCTTTTCCTGAAATACTTATAGCAAAAACATTAACTTCAGTGTGGACTTATGTTGTTAATGTGTGTGCAACTGATCCCTGAGATTCTTGTTTTGGTTTCTCTATGCATTTCAGCCCCGCTGTGTgccttgaggttggcactggcTCAGGGGTGGTTTCTGCTTTCTTGGCTTCCGTAACTAGAGCTGAGGCATTATATCTGTGAGTATGAGTATTAATTGTGATCAGGATTAAATTTGATATCAGCATTTTAcgttctccaaaaaaaaaaaaagttctgctaCATGTGACCTGTGTGGAAATTGTTCTTTGAGTCACTGGTTTTAGAGTTTTTTGCAACCGATAGTATAATATGAAACTCACTTTAACTGTGAATCATAGTAAGTAAATTGTTCATCTTACAATGCCTTGTTTTGATATTTTGTGCATGTTGAAGCTGCACTGACATCAACCCAGCGGCAGCACAGTGCACAGCAGAGACGTCTCGCCGCAACAAGCTTCACCTGCATCCGCTTATAACGGACTTGGTGAGATACGCTGCACTCGCTCTGCTTTCTCTGCTCTTGGACTTTTGTTTTAATGGTGTGATGCTAAACGGTGCTGCAATGCATTGTGATATTAAAGATAGACTGTATACCTTTAATACCTACTGATATCTAGTATATTATAACTACTTCACATTCAGTTTTTAGGAatttaaagcattaatattaataaacatgcttaatattagtgtgtgtgtgtgtgtgtgtgtgtgtgtgtgtatgtgtgtatatatatatatatatatataaaagcatttcactacatgtcgtaccctgtgtatttgacaaataaaatttgatttgatatacttttttttttttttttttttatgtattttttttacatttcacattgATGGCCTTTAGCACCCAATTTTATCAAAGAGACTTACAATAGATTATATAAATAACTGtacaattttaattattaagttATTTGGCTGTATGAGTATTATTTGATGATTTAATTATATGAGTAGTTataggccttgctcaagggcccagtagtggcagcttagtggtgctttTTTGTGCTGCGGAACAGCTCAGGTGTACAGTAATGTAGGAAGCTACTGTAGATTAGATGCACTTAATATACTATTAGAGCACTGGGAATGATGAAAAAGGTATTATCCATATCGTAATTATAACCTTGCCCATTAGAGCATGTTTTTCTCAGGCTTTTCAGGctttgccttttttcttttatgaaagTATACCTATTTCAGTATAACTTAGCACTGATGTGAATGTAAGATTggttctattttttattttttttccctcagactCAGTGTCTGTTGCCCAGATTGAATGGAATGGTGGATGTTCTTCTCTTTAACCCTCCATATGTAGTTACACCATCTGAGGAGgtatgtttaaataatgatcAGTTGGTTGTTGTTTGTAAGATAATGGTGTTGAGATTCTGGTATGGTAAAAActgcttttgttctttttttttttttttttttttcttaatgcaaGTATTGTAAATTCCTTGGAAAAGTACaactgaaatgattttttttctgtcattttgttGGACTTTTGTGCACAGGTGGGCAGTCATGGCATTGAGGCATCCTGGGCAGGAGGAAAGAGAGGCAGGGAGGTGATGGATAGATTCTTCCCCATGGTTTCACAGCTATTATCGAATCAGGGCCTGTTCTACCTCGTCACAGTGTCTGATAACAATCCAGGTAGGAGGATCTGTAAGAAAGACCTGTTTAGCCAAAAATTGTATGTATTAGTATTAACTTTCTGCATGTTAAATGAATGAGTTTTGTCTGTGTCACCACATTTCTATGCCAGTATAACAGGGCATTAAGAGTTGCTCAGGTGACTGTAAAggaaaatgattaaatgatgCATATGTACACTAAGGCttactatatacagtattattcatatattatattattcttatATAATCAGTGATACATGAACTTGCCTTTCCTTTGGGTATTATACTGAAGGCTTAGGGACATTTTTGGAGGCTTTCAGCACTGATTTAAATGATCCAGCTGCAATGCAGTTATAATGATCTAGTTAGAAACTGTCTTTTCTCTCCTCTGGTCTAGAAGAGATTCTGTCTCTGCTTGGCGAATTCGGGTTAAGAGGAGAGGTGTGTCTGTCTCGTCAGGCGGGAAGAGAAAAGCTGTCTATCCTGCGCTTCAGCAAGAGAGACATCACAGGACTCTGAACACTAAAGCTACACTGCATACGGACTACAATCCTCTCTGTTTTCCCAAAAGCagagtaaagggaaaaaaaactggatTCAAAGTGTGAGATTTAAGTGGCAGTCAGGAGATTGGAAAGTGTGATGGTGAATTCTGGACATCTGACCTAGTGCATCCTTAGAGGAACTATAAAGGGATATGTTTTTGAAAGACCTTTTTGAAGAGGTTCTGACAGCTACCTCATAGATTGGAATGGTTAAAGTGTTGCAGTAGTGACTTTGTGTACTATGTAAATGATTGTTCTGCCTGTATGTTCCAGCCTTCAGAGGACAGTGGTGGTTACGGGGTACGTCTGCCACTGATTGAAGTCAAACCTGAGTAGAGCACGAGATGCGGAAGTGAAGATGACCTGATTTCTTTTGTGTTTGATGGCATTGGCTATTTTATTAGCAAGTGTTTAATGAAGAGATGTTGAGTTGTGAAGTGGCCATAATGAGAATATGATTCTGCATCACATTTATTGGTTCATGTCAATATTTTTCCCAGTAGGTTGCATTTTCCTTGGGGAACACAGTTACCTTGGGGAATCTTTTAACGATGTATAATGTTGTGTACCTTTTGTAGTATAAAGCAAACCCATTTAAATGACATGGTGAGGctaattactgaaaatgctatttaaaaaaaagaccaaaaagtTGAGGGTTCATGTCTCACCTTCTGCCAAATGCTTAGgtaatttacattaattttgattttgtttcaaaataaatgacaattacgtatttttaaatgtgtgtatataaagcaaATAACTGCAACAACACAAGGGAAAATGTGGGACTTTTTTTGTCACTATTTGACCATCTTATGTttggttaatttttttattcaaacctTGGTGTTGAACATTGACACTTGTAGAATCTTAATTAATAAACTCATCAAGATCTTATTGTTGTCATGATTTAATACAGTCAGACAGTGTCACAGTGTCAGCTATTTCATGCAAAGAACAGTTTTACAAACAGTAATTAGTGACTTGTAACTTTTTTGAGGAAACTGGGTGCTTCAATCGGTTCATAATCTTGAACAGGAATGTATAAGGAATGTGTAGTTTTAAGTTTTACACAATGTAAAACTTTACAAAGGCGAATTTACAACACATTAACATCAACACATGAAGTGACATGGAATGAACAGTTACTCAATGAAATTCAGAAATCATGGATACTCTTAACAGTGGACCAGAGTCCAGCTGTAGCTCCTATCTGTATATTTAGCTCAAGCCTAAACACCTATGCTGATTGGTTCCAGATGATGTGTCCGTCCTCCCCAAGTCTCACTGCTCCACTCGCTACAAGCTCTAAAGCAGCGGGGAAGGCCCGATGCTCTGCCTCCCGGATACGCTCCGATAGACTGTCCTCTGTATCGTTTATTAGAATAGGAACAGCGTCCTGAACGATGATAGCTCCTGCATCCACCTCCTCCTGGTAACACAACATGGTTTTAACAAGGATAAGCTAGGTTCCGAGGCCATCTTTGCAGATAAAAAGTTAATCCAAAACAGGAAGATcttgtacaaacccgattccaaaaaagttgggacactgtacaaattgtgaataagagagtaatgcaataatttacaaatctcaaacttatatttcattcacaatagaatataccggtagataaaatatcaaatgttgaaagtgagacattttaaatttacatgccaaatattggctcattttttGATtttatgagagctacacattccaaaaaagttgggacaggtagcaataagaggccggaaaattaaatgtacatataaggaacagctggaggaccaatttgcaacttattaggtcaattggcaacatgattgagtataaaaagagcctctcagagtggcagtgtctcttagaagtcaagatgggcagaggatcaccaattcccccaatgctgcggtgaaaaatagtggatatatagcaatatcagaaaggagtttctcagagaaaaattgcaaagcgtttgaaaacattgtcggtgaacacaatccaccgtgccattcgcccctgccagctaaaactctataggtcaaaaaagaagccatatctaaacatgatccagaagcgtaGGCGTTTTTTCTGGGCCAGGCttatttaaaatagactgtggcaaagaggaaaactgttctgtgatcagacaaatcaaaattttaagttatttttggaaaactgggacgccatgtcatccgtactaaagaggataaggacaacccaagttgttatcagcgctcagttcagaagcctgcatctctgatggtatggggttgcatgagtgcgtgtgacatgggcagcttacacatctggaaaggcaccaacaatgctgaaaggtatatccaagttctagaacataTGCCttcatccagacgtcgtctctttcagggaagaccttgcattttccaacatgacaatgccagaccacatactgcttCAATTACAACattgcagtccagatctttcacccatagaaaacatttggcgcataataaagaggaagatgtgacgaggaagacctaagacagttaagcaactagaagcctgttttagacaagaatgggacaacattcctattcctaaacttgagcaacttgtctcctcagtccccagacgtttgcagactgttataaaaagaagaggggatgtcacacagt from Silurus meridionalis isolate SWU-2019-XX chromosome 24, ASM1480568v1, whole genome shotgun sequence encodes the following:
- the n6amt1 gene encoding methyltransferase N6AMT1 isoform X1; this translates as MYPTPLYSHAGHGPFSEVYEPAEDTFLLIDTLEKDAALLRQINPAVCLEVGTGSGVVSAFLASVTRAEALYLCTDINPAAAQCTAETSRRNKLHLHPLITDLTQCLLPRLNGMVDVLLFNPPYVVTPSEEVGSHGIEASWAGGKRGREVMDRFFPMVSQLLSNQGLFYLVTVSDNNPEEILSLLGEFGLRGEVCLSRQAGREKLSILRFSKRDITGL
- the n6amt1 gene encoding methyltransferase N6AMT1 isoform X2; its protein translation is MYPTPLYSHAGHGPFSEVYEPAEDTFLLIDTLEKDAALLRQINPAVCLEVGTGSGVVSAFLASVTRAEALYLCTDINPAAAQCTAETSRRNKLHLHPLITDLTQCLLPRLNGMVDVLLFNPPYVVTPSEEVGSHGIEASWAGGKRGREVMDRFFPMVSQLLSNQGLFYLVTVSDNNPEILSLLGEFGLRGEVCLSRQAGREKLSILRFSKRDITGL